The following DNA comes from Brevinematales bacterium.
ATATAAGTAAAACTTGATAAATACCCCTTAACTTGACTTTGCTATCATTAAGTATAACAGCAAATGTTATACCAAAAACTAACTGAAATATAACCGAGATTAAAGTATACACGAATGTGTTTACTAGAACATCGTAGAAACTACCAAAATTCCTGACAAAAAACTTTGATTTTTCAACTGCTTCTTGGGCGAAATCAAATCCTACCCTAGCAAGGATATGATTAAGATTAAGTATATCTTGGTAATTGAGTGTCCCAACAAATTGTCTTGCTAGATTCAAGTCAGATAGATATCGAGATAAAGATGTAAAACTCATCACTATCGTAAATACAAATGGAACTCCTATAAGAATTATAACCAAAAGTAATGCAAATATTATGAATGTATACACAAGACTATAATTGTAAAAAGCATTCAACCATTTTTCAAAACCACCTTTTGAAAAGTAATAGTATATACCTACACTTGCCAGTAATATGAATACATACATGATGCTAAAAGTATTCTCAAAAATTCCAAGGTAATAAGAAAGTGAAGTTGTCTCAACCACATAACTCCCATCTTCTTGTACGAAAACTAAAGGTTTTACATCGCCTACAGGTTGAGATATTTTCTCGAAAAATTCCTTCTCACTAACATCAAATCCCTTACTTTTCATGATGTCTAAAAGATCCCTAGCCACTACCTGAGTGTAGCTAGTACTCTCTCTTACCAAAGAGTCAATAGTCGTCAAATAAACCATCCACACTAAAATACCAATCAAAATAATTACAACACTACCAATGATAGGTCTAAATTTCTCTGGAACAAATTTTAACAACAGGAAAGGTAAAGACAATACAACAGCTAGGGCAATAAGAATACCAAAAGCATTAAAAGGTATTATAATAGGCTTTTCTATGTATCCTACCGCTACTGTCAAGTCTAAATTTTGAAATGTAAAAGCTTTTATAACTTTATCATAATCCAAGAAAAATCCTCTTTTTCTCTCTTCAACAACAAAGTTATTTTCTGTAGACTCTTTTTTAACTCTAAAAAGGTTGTTTATTGATATTGTTGTAGAATTAGGATCAGAAGAAGATATAAGTTTTTCTCCAGATATCATTTCTATAACCCATAAATTCCTACTATTCAAGTCTTGTTCATCTCTCGGTAAACCATACTTTTTTACAAGCTCTTCAGTCACTTTTGAAAAATCACTAACTTTTGATGAATCAGATTGTTTTTGTGTTTCTTTATTCTTTTGCTTCGTTGATTTTTTATCCTTTTCACCAAACAAATCAAAACCAAACTGAGAACTCTCCCCTTCTTCATCTAGTATAGAAAGCCATGACTTAGGTCCATCTGTTGTTTTTAAATCAGTACCAAATTTTTCATACACCATTTTTGAAGCATTCATTATTAAGCCAACAACTGTTTCTGTTTTAAAATTTTCAATACTATTTACAATTATAGAAAAATGAATACCAATCAACAAAAACAAAAAAATCATAGATGAAAGCCCTGCTATCAATACCCTTTTTGTAGGAGAAAAATCATATTTCTTAACAAAGAACTTCATACTCCCTCCTATAAACTTTTAAAAATTATTTAGGAACTATTGTATAAATTCAACAATACAAACCTGAAGTTTGTTCAAGAGTTTGGTATTTTTTGTAGGAGAGTATAGAAAGTTTTTGATAAGATGATCAATATTCTTTTATTGATCATTCTCCCTTACTATTAACTTTTACTAAAACTCTACACAAACTTCTGTTTCAAAAGATTGAAAGCAAACAAAGTTACTTATATAATCATTACACAGAAAATGCGGGAATAGCTCAGTTGGTAGAGCATCGGCTTCCCAAGCCGAGGGTCGCGGGTTCGAGTCCCGTTTCCCGCTCACAGGAGGTTTTTATGCCAAGAGTAATCACACAAGCTTGCATAGGCGTTAAAGACGCCGCTTGTACACAAGTATGCCCAGTTGACTGTATACACCCAAGACCAGATGAAGCAGATTATGCCAATGTTGATCAACTTTTCATAAACCCAGACGATTGTATAGACTGTGGAGCTTGCGAACCAGTCTGCCCAGTAAGCGCAATATATCCTGTTGAGGATGTACCAGATAATCTGAAAAATTTTATTGAAATAAACGCCAACTATTACAAAAAATAGATCATAGGGCCCCTCGTGGGTCCTAAACTTAATACACAGTAGTTATAAAACTAAAATTGTTTTTTTCGTTAGTAAATCTAATAAACACGTCATAAGCTGGTGGGTTTGTTGAGTAGATTTTGATCACTCTTATCTCAGCATGACATCCTTGAATATTAGTCTTTAGCGATCCTACTTTGTAGAAATCCTTATCCTCTAAAAGATGTAAGTATAAGTTCTTAGAGTTTTCAAATATATCTTTTAAGTCTCTAGCTTTTAAACTAGCGAAAACTACATATCTATATGCTTCAACAACAGAAAATATTACAACAGATATAATAAACACAGCTACTATTACTTCAATAATTGAAAAACCCTTTCTATTTTCTAAAAGACGTCTTATAAATTTCATCAACATAAGTCCTAGCAGTTCTAACCCAAGAAAAATCAGATTTCATAGCAGTCTCCATAATCTTTTTCCATCTCTTCGGATTCTTGTAATACATATCAATAACTTCCAAAACCTTATCCCTAAAATCACTCGGAGTGTATTCATAAAACTTAAAACCATTTATTTTATCCCTAACAATATCGTTCAATATACCCACACCCCTAACCAAGGGAAGCGATCCATACAACATCGAAACCATATGTAATATGGTACCTGGTTCCACAGTAGAAGGTACCACAACAACATCAGATGCCCCTATGTACTCAGAAATTTTCCTAACATCAAAATTCTTTATCCAACAAACCTTACCAGGATTCGACATAGCCATTTCATTTATAGCAATTTCTCTAAAACCATCACCTCTTCCAATAATGATAAGAGAAATGTTATTTTTATTAACCAAATCACTAAAAACTTCATAAACTAAGGATATCCCCGTTCTCTCCGTAAACTCACCAAAAAACATAAATAGAATTCTACTCTCATCAAAATTCAGTTTCTTGCACACAAGAGATTTTAACTTCAACTTCTTGTTTAGACCATCTCTTGAGTAATTAAGGCCAATACTTGAAAGATGCTGATCTGTATCAGGCAAAAAAGAAGTACTAACACCAGGCAAAACTGATTTTATTTTTCCTTCACTCAACATCTGTATTATTAAGCCTTCAAGACCATTTCCAAACTCCTCTCTCTTAAGCTCATCAATATAAGTAACGCTAGTAAAAGTAACAAGATTACTAAATATTATTGCACCTTTTATAATGTTCACTTTGTTATAAAACTCTAGATAGTCGTAACTATAGTACTTCCAATCTATACCAAGGAGTGAATATTGTTCAGGTACAAACACAGGTTGACCATCAAGCGAAGGTGGAGTAAAAATAACTCCAGATTTTCTAAAAAAATTGTCATACTTATAAAGTGTCCTTAAATAAATTGAAGCTATACTAGCCCATTTACCTATTACATGAACAACATCAGGCCTAAAAGGTATAACTTTTAGCGATTCTAAAGCAGACCTAGAAAATATTGCAAAACGATGCAGATTATCAGGATAAAAAAGTCCATTATTAGGATCATATATAAAACCATCTCTATCAAAAATAAAAGGATCTCTAACAAAAATGAAAACTAATCCCAAAAATTCATAAAAACAAATCTCGATCTCTCTTTCATCTTTTCCTTCTCTTTCAGATATTACAATCTTTTCACTTTTCTGAAAAACCATATTTTGAGATACAAAATTCTCATCTATACTTCTATGCCAAGGTAAAACAACAACTACATTATTTCCTAAGTCCCTCAAAGAACTAGCAAAGTTAATTAAAAAATACTTCTCAAAGTCAAAAATATTAAAATCATCCTCTACCAACCAATTTATGTTGTCAGATACTAAAGCAATGTTTAAAGGTTTTACGTCCTTATATCTATTCCTAAAAAACATACGAAAACCCCCTATCACTCAGTAAACTACAATTATAAAATAAAAACACTACTTCCCCCAAATTAACTTTATCTCAACTCTACGATTTTTAGCCCTATTTTCATCAGTTGTGTTAGGCAGTATAGGTTTATCTGGTCCGTATCCTCGGTAAGAAACCCTATCACTCTTTATACCACTTTGTATAAGAATATTAGCGACTGCTTTCGCCCTATTTTCAGACAGAGTAATATTAAAATCCCTAGTCCCTCTATCATCAGTATGCCCTTCAACAACCACATCAACCTCATTATACTGCTTAAGTATATTTGCTAAATTAACAATCATATCTCTATAACTTGGCTTAATACTAAAACTACCAACATCAAAAAGTATATCAGATATACTAACTTTTATTTCATTATCCTCGGGTGGAGATACAGAAACATCAGAACCTAGCTTTTCAATCTCCCTAGCAAGTTTATATTGCTTAGCAATATTTATTGGTACAACTTCCATGATTCCAACGGAACTCCCCTGATGTCTTGTTGAGTTATAACTGTATCCTGGAAGGTATGTCTTTGTTATATCAAAAATCTCTCTATATTCAGAAAAGATACCTTCCAAAACATCCCAATTATACTTAGTTGATGATTTAAAGTTTATATCCTTTACATACTTACCTGCCGGATTGTTAAACATAAAACCATAATCAGCATTAAAAATAGCAATATTCCTTCCATTTTTCATTACTATATCATCAATAGAGTAGTTGACTACACTCTTTATTCTAACTATTTCATCCCTCTCTGTTATAATATCCTCACCAACAGATTGCCATTTCATACCTTTCGCAATAGGAGATCTTACAAATGAAGGTATACTCCTCCTAGGTGGCAAATAACTATCACTAAGTACAATCATATTACCAACTTCGTTTATCAAGTAATCAACCTCATCAACCCTTGAAAGTCTATATTCAACATCAACACTCTGTTTCTTAGTTAGGTAATAAAACATATATTTAACAACAATATAATCTTCCCCATTATATTTGCGATAACCATAAGGTTGCATAGTTATTTTTGACATAGCTTCAACAGTTCTAAAAAACAAACCATCTATATAAATATCCTGCCTAGTATAAACTTTGAGTCTATATATGTTATTAGTTGAAAGTTTATAAGAAAGAATAAAAGGATAAGAGCTAAAACTAAACATCAAAAACAAAGTAATTATGAAAACTACTCTTATAACTACACTCATACATAACTTTAGTATAGAAGGATAACATAAAGCATTTCAAGTTGAATCTAAATGAAGTAAGAAATGTAAAATCAAAGAGTTTGAAATTGTTTGGCATAATTCTATAAAATTACAAGCACATTTAGGAGAAATACTATGAGAGTAGTTTACTCAGTACCATCCAGGAAAAGAAGAAAGAAAATACTAAAGGCAGTAAAAGGGCATAGAGGAGCAAGAAATAGAAGATACAGAGCTGCAAAAGAATCTTTAATGCATGCTCTTCAATACGCATGGGAGCACAGAAGATTAAAGAAAAGAGATTTCAGAAAATTATGGATTATCAGAATCGGCAACGCTGTGAGAGAATACGGCTTAACATACAGCAAATTTATGGGATTGCTTAAAAAACATAACATAAAAATAAATAGAAAAGCATTATCAAATATGGCTATAGAGAATAAAGAAGTTTTCAAAAAACTAGTCGAGTTAGTGTCCAAATAAGGAGGAGTATATGTCTAAACTAATAGAATATGTCAACAATAAGTTTTTATCCAAAAAAGAATATGATGAATTCAGAGTCGGAGACCAAGTTAGAGTACACCAAATAATAAAAGAAGCAGACGGTAAAGACAGGATACAGATATTTGAAGGGTTAGTAATAGCAATAAAAGGTTCAGGTCTATCAAAAACTTTCACTGTTAGAAAAATATCATATGGTGTAGGAGTTGAGAAGATATTTCCATACTACTCTCCTCTCATAGCAAAAGTTGAAGTTGTTAGAAGATTTAAAGTAAGGAGAGCCAAACTATACTATCTGAGGGACAAGATAGGAAAAGAAGCAAAACTCAAAGAGATAAAGTAACTAAACACCTAAAAACTGTCTTAGGAATCTTACATCATTTTCATAGAAAAGCCTAATATCTGTTATGTTATATCTGACCATTGCTATTCTCTCGATTCCCATGCCAAATGCAAAGCCTTTTACTTTGCTTGGATCATATCCTGCGTTTTCAAAAACCTTAGGATGAACCATACCACATCCCGCTATCTCAAGCCACCCTGTATAAGAACAAACATTACATCCATTACCACTACACCCCGGGCAAGTTACTGCTAACTCCGCACTAGGCTCAGTAAATGGAAAGAAATCAGTTCTAAACCTAGTTTTTGTTTTAGGACCAAACATTTTTTTAGCAAACACATCCATAACACCTTTTAAATCAGAAAACCTAACATCTGTATTAACATACAACCCCTCTATTTGATGAAAAGTATGAGAATGTCTTGCATCAACAGTATCCCTTCTATAACATCTACCAGGAGCAACAATAGCAACAGGATATTCGTATTTCTCCATAACTCTCACCTGGACGGGTGATGTCTGAGTTCTCAAAAGATACTTTTCAACTATATCCTTTGAATTTAAATAAAAAGAATCATGATCTGCTCTAGCAGGATGATCAGGAGGAATATTCAGCTTATCAAAATTATAACTATCAAGTTCAATCTCAGGCCCCTCTACAACACTAAACCCCATCTCCGAAAATATCCTAGAAATATCCTCTTTCACAATACTAACAGGATGCTTTACTGGTAGAATATCATAAAGCCTAGTAAGAGATAAATCCACCCATTCAGATTTTAACTTTTCCTCAATTAACTTTCTTTTTATCTCATCATATTTTTCTTTTATCTTGTTCTCTATATATTCTTTCAATCGATTAACCTTCTGACCATACTCTTTTCTTTGAGATGGTTCAACATTTTTTATACCATTCAAAAGGTTTTTTATAACACCCCCTAAATATTTCGACTTAATGCTAGTAATATCTTGTTCCTTTTCAACCTCCAAAATCTCCTCATTAAACCTCTCTAAAATCTCATCCAAATTCATACAACACCTCACTAAACAAAACTAAAAATATACTACCATCTCTGCAAAATCCTTCTAATTACCATACATTTACACCTCTCTAAACAAAATCTAACCTTTTCCACAAAAAAATCTATTTCAGAGAGCAATTACAAGCCTAAAACCTATATCATTGAAAGTTAGAGGATTTTTAATTTAAAATGATGTATGAATATTTATGCTAAAATCAACTAAAAACCAAATAGAAAACGCACATTTAGACATAAAAAACATCCTCTTAAAGGACTCTGAAGTCCTGATATACAACTTAAAAAGGTTTATTGATACCTACAGAGAAATAGGCAACGTATCTCAACAAACAGTCCATCTAATTAGAACAAGATCTCTAAAACTTTCTTCACTGGTAAGATCTCTATACAAATTACACAATATAAGTATTCTAAAAAGGTTTTATATTTACACATATCAAATAGCCAAAAGCCTTGGCAAGGTAAGAGACATGGATACAATGATAGGGCTATTAAACAACGAAAAGTCTCCAAGATCTCTAGTAAAAGATTTTTCAACCAAAAGACACAAATACATGAAAGAAGCATACAAAAAGATATCCCACTCACTCGATAAGTATGTAGAAACAGTAAATCAACTATTAGATGAACTAGAAAATCCTAAATATAAAATACGATTTAAAGACATATACAAGATATATAAGATAATCACAAATGAATACCAATTCGCAAAACTATCATTTATGCTAGAACCTAGTTACGAATTATTTAACAGAGCAAGAGCAAAAGTTAAAAACATGAAATATGCTTTCTGGCTTCTTAAAATATTTTTCTCACACATCGATGAAAAAGGCTTACATTCAGAGATAGAAGAAAACTTAAAGTTTATAAACGACTTTCAAAAGAGCTTAAGCTACTTTAGAGATGTAATAACACTAGTAAGTATACTTTCAAAGACTAGTTTAAGAGTTTCAAGAAAAAAAGATTTTGTTGAATCTTTCTTGAACAATAGAAGGAATATATGGAAGGACACCATAGAAAACTTTAAGGATAGACACATAAGAGTTGATTATAGAATTAACAATATACAGAGAGAACTCAACAAAATCGATGAAAGCCTACATCCACCAGAAATAGAACGATATGAAAGAATAACTAAATATATCGAAGAATTTGTTGTATCTCATGGGGGAGAAGTTGAAAAATCAAAAGTCATGGCAGAAATAGCCGTTAACATCTATAGGAGTTTTGATAAGCTCAATTTACTAGTTTACGAACCCGTCGAGGAGTTTATCATTAAAGGATCATGTTTGATACATGATATTGGGAAGGTCTCATCTAAAGAAATCTACCACAAAGCTTCTATGGAAATATTCGCCAATGCAGAAATACATGAAATAAAAACAAAAGAAAAGCTACTTATAGCAATAGTAACAAGATATCATACCAGATCAATACCAAAGTATTCTCACAAATGGTACACTAATTTAAAAGATCACGATAAAATGTTAATAAATAAACTCTCAGGATTTGTCAGATTAGCTTTTGCAATATGTAGTGCTACAAACTTCAATTCGAAGTTTGTTGATGTTGAGTTTACAAGAGACAGGATCAACATATTTCTATGTTGTGGAAATGAAACAAAAGAACTAATAGTAGAAGATATGGACAAAGCATTACTAGAGAAATTTGTTGGAATTCCAATAAATATAATCTTAAAGCCATATAACTAGATACAAATTCACCTAGGTTAACTAAATAAAAATATTATATGTTAAAAAATCCTAATTAAAAATTACCAAAAAGATACTGCTGATTTCAAGCTATATACGTCAATTTTGTTCAAGAAAAATATATATTACAACTACCTTATAAAAAACACTGAACCTTATTGATATTACATTATCAATTATTTTGTCAATAACCATTTACATAGTGGTATTTTTTAAAAACTCTAGAAACAAA
Coding sequences within:
- a CDS encoding ferredoxin family protein; amino-acid sequence: MPRVITQACIGVKDAACTQVCPVDCIHPRPDEADYANVDQLFINPDDCIDCGACEPVCPVSAIYPVEDVPDNLKNFIEINANYYKK
- a CDS encoding glycogen/starch synthase, which encodes MFFRNRYKDVKPLNIALVSDNINWLVEDDFNIFDFEKYFLINFASSLRDLGNNVVVVLPWHRSIDENFVSQNMVFQKSEKIVISEREGKDEREIEICFYEFLGLVFIFVRDPFIFDRDGFIYDPNNGLFYPDNLHRFAIFSRSALESLKVIPFRPDVVHVIGKWASIASIYLRTLYKYDNFFRKSGVIFTPPSLDGQPVFVPEQYSLLGIDWKYYSYDYLEFYNKVNIIKGAIIFSNLVTFTSVTYIDELKREEFGNGLEGLIIQMLSEGKIKSVLPGVSTSFLPDTDQHLSSIGLNYSRDGLNKKLKLKSLVCKKLNFDESRILFMFFGEFTERTGISLVYEVFSDLVNKNNISLIIIGRGDGFREIAINEMAMSNPGKVCWIKNFDVRKISEYIGASDVVVVPSTVEPGTILHMVSMLYGSLPLVRGVGILNDIVRDKINGFKFYEYTPSDFRDKVLEVIDMYYKNPKRWKKIMETAMKSDFSWVRTARTYVDEIYKTSFRK
- the rplS gene encoding 50S ribosomal protein L19 codes for the protein MSKLIEYVNNKFLSKKEYDEFRVGDQVRVHQIIKEADGKDRIQIFEGLVIAIKGSGLSKTFTVRKISYGVGVEKIFPYYSPLIAKVEVVRRFKVRRAKLYYLRDKIGKEAKLKEIK
- a CDS encoding prepilin-type N-terminal cleavage/methylation domain-containing protein; this encodes MLMKFIRRLLENRKGFSIIEVIVAVFIISVVIFSVVEAYRYVVFASLKARDLKDIFENSKNLYLHLLEDKDFYKVGSLKTNIQGCHAEIRVIKIYSTNPPAYDVFIRFTNEKNNFSFITTVY
- the pheS gene encoding phenylalanine--tRNA ligase subunit alpha; translated protein: MNLDEILERFNEEILEVEKEQDITSIKSKYLGGVIKNLLNGIKNVEPSQRKEYGQKVNRLKEYIENKIKEKYDEIKRKLIEEKLKSEWVDLSLTRLYDILPVKHPVSIVKEDISRIFSEMGFSVVEGPEIELDSYNFDKLNIPPDHPARADHDSFYLNSKDIVEKYLLRTQTSPVQVRVMEKYEYPVAIVAPGRCYRRDTVDARHSHTFHQIEGLYVNTDVRFSDLKGVMDVFAKKMFGPKTKTRFRTDFFPFTEPSAELAVTCPGCSGNGCNVCSYTGWLEIAGCGMVHPKVFENAGYDPSKVKGFAFGMGIERIAMVRYNITDIRLFYENDVRFLRQFLGV
- the rplT gene encoding 50S ribosomal protein L20, which codes for MRVVYSVPSRKRRKKILKAVKGHRGARNRRYRAAKESLMHALQYAWEHRRLKKRDFRKLWIIRIGNAVREYGLTYSKFMGLLKKHNIKINRKALSNMAIENKEVFKKLVELVSK
- a CDS encoding OmpA family protein; this translates as MSVVIRVVFIITLFLMFSFSSYPFILSYKLSTNNIYRLKVYTRQDIYIDGLFFRTVEAMSKITMQPYGYRKYNGEDYIVVKYMFYYLTKKQSVDVEYRLSRVDEVDYLINEVGNMIVLSDSYLPPRRSIPSFVRSPIAKGMKWQSVGEDIITERDEIVRIKSVVNYSIDDIVMKNGRNIAIFNADYGFMFNNPAGKYVKDINFKSSTKYNWDVLEGIFSEYREIFDITKTYLPGYSYNSTRHQGSSVGIMEVVPINIAKQYKLAREIEKLGSDVSVSPPEDNEIKVSISDILFDVGSFSIKPSYRDMIVNLANILKQYNEVDVVVEGHTDDRGTRDFNITLSENRAKAVANILIQSGIKSDRVSYRGYGPDKPILPNTTDENRAKNRRVEIKLIWGK
- a CDS encoding sugar ABC transporter permease → MKFFVKKYDFSPTKRVLIAGLSSMIFLFLLIGIHFSIIVNSIENFKTETVVGLIMNASKMVYEKFGTDLKTTDGPKSWLSILDEEGESSQFGFDLFGEKDKKSTKQKNKETQKQSDSSKVSDFSKVTEELVKKYGLPRDEQDLNSRNLWVIEMISGEKLISSSDPNSTTISINNLFRVKKESTENNFVVEERKRGFFLDYDKVIKAFTFQNLDLTVAVGYIEKPIIIPFNAFGILIALAVVLSLPFLLLKFVPEKFRPIIGSVVIILIGILVWMVYLTTIDSLVRESTSYTQVVARDLLDIMKSKGFDVSEKEFFEKISQPVGDVKPLVFVQEDGSYVVETTSLSYYLGIFENTFSIMYVFILLASVGIYYYFSKGGFEKWLNAFYNYSLVYTFIIFALLLVIILIGVPFVFTIVMSFTSLSRYLSDLNLARQFVGTLNYQDILNLNHILARVGFDFAQEAVEKSKFFVRNFGSFYDVLVNTFVYTLISVIFQLVFGITFAVILNDSKVKLRGIYQVLLILPWVIPTYISALLWREALGQYGVFKQLFDTIGLEGFNVYSNSTVYFLSICFVSAWYAFPFIMIVALSGLQGISDSVKDAALIDGANWFTRLFSIYLPLIRPTLLPSVLLSSIWTFNNFNIVFLYTGGNDAYDILITRIYDFVSRPDLRVFTYGYASAYSVLVFAILLMYILAFARVTKLTERSY